The following proteins come from a genomic window of Microtus pennsylvanicus isolate mMicPen1 chromosome 22, mMicPen1.hap1, whole genome shotgun sequence:
- the LOC142839822 gene encoding uncharacterized protein LOC142839822, translated as MLSPDSEEEGEKAVTYDDVHINFTEAEWNLLDPSQKNLYKDVMLETYRNLTTIEYIWEEHNSKEHCQRSRRHGRIERNNSGQKLSVHPQCVKALAYDSQLQRNKRTHDIENESNLCHKTFVHHNALQLCKRTHTEEKPCECNQCGKAFAQPCNIQFDKITHTGEKHFVCNQCGKAFVHHTALQIHERTHTGEKPYACNQCGKAFARHDHLQLHKRIHTGEKLYACNQCGKAFTQHSALKTHQRTHTGEKPYACSQCGKAFAQQGTLRQHKRTHTGEKPYACSQCGKAFAQQGTLRQHKRTHTGEKPYACNQCGKAFAGNHILRQHKRTHTGEKPYACSLCGKAFARHGTLQLHKRTHTGEKPYECNQCGKAFAYHSAFQSHKRSHTGEKPYECNQCGKAFAYHSALQFHKKLHTGEKPYECSQCGKAFAQYTALQIHKRTHTGEKPYECNQCGKAFACHSQLQSHKRTHTGEKPYECNQCGKAFAYHSALQFHKKLHTGEKPYECNQCGKAFACHSQLQSHKRTHTGEKPYECNQCDKAFACHSQLQSHKRTHTGEKPYECNQCGKAFAQQSALQRHKRTHTGEKPYACSQCGKTFAHYSTLQNHKRTHTGEKPYECNQCGKAFAHHTQVQRHKRTHTGEKPYECNQCGKAFSDHSNLQAHKKTHTGERPYECNQCGKSFVQRFHLQRHQRTHAGQKSYECNQCGKTFSQHCNHQTQKRSNTREKPYE; from the exons AAGGCAGTGACttatgatgatgtgcatatcaacttcacTGAAGCAGAGTGgaatttgctggatccttcccagaagaatctctacaaagatgtgatgttggagacctacaggaacctcactactatag AATACATTTGGGAAGAACATAATAGTAAAGAACATTGTCAACGTTCTAGAAGACATGGAAG GATTGAAAGAAATAATTCTGGACAAAAACTTTCAGTGCATCCTCAATGTGTTAAAGCCTTGGCATATGACAGTCAGCTTCAGAGGAATAAAAGAACACATGATATTGAGAATGAATCTAATCTGTGTCATAAAACCTTTGTTCATCACAATGCTCTTCAGTTGtgcaaaagaacacatactgaagagaaaccctgtgaatgtaatcagtgtggtaaagcctttgcacagcCCTGTAATATTCAATTTGATAAaataacacatactggagagaaacactttgtatgtaaccagtgtggtaaggCATTTGTTCACCACACTGCtcttcaaatacatgaaagaacacatactggagagaaaccatatgcatgtaatcagtgtggtaaggcctttgcacgtcatgatcaccttcaattgcataaaagaatacatactggagagaaactctatgcatgtaatcagtgtggtaaggcctttactCAACACAGTGCTCTTAAAACACatcaaagaacacatactggagagaaaccctatgcctgtagtcagtgtggtaaggcctttgctcaacAGGGTACTCTTCGacagcataaaagaacacatactggagagaaaccctatgcctgtagtcagtgtggtaaggcctttgctcaacAGGGTACTCTTCGacagcataaaagaacacatactggagagaaaccctatgcatgtaatcagtgtggtaaggcctttgctggAAACCATATTCTACGacagcataaaagaacacatactggtgagaaaccctatGCATGTAGTctgtgtggtaaggcctttgctcgTCACGGTactcttcaattgcataaaagaacacatactggagagaaaccctatgaatgtaatcagtgtggtaaggcttTTGCTTACCACAGTGCTTTTCAATCGCATAAAAGatcacatactggagagaaaccctatgaatgtaatcagtgtggtaaggcttTTGCTTACCATAGTGCTCTTCAATTCCATAAAAAattacatactggagagaaaccctatgaatgtagtcagtgtggtaaggcctttgctcaaTACACTgctcttcaaatacataaaagaacacatactggagagaaaccctatgaatgtaatcagtgtggtaaggcctttgcatgtcATAGTCAACTTCAAAGTCATAAAaggacacatactggagagaaaccctatgaatgtaatcagtgtggtaaggcttTTGCTTACCATAGTGCTCTTCAATTCCATAAAAAattacatactggagagaaaccctatgaatgtaatcagtgtggtaaggcctttgcatgtcATAGTCAACTTCAAAGTCATAAAaggacacatactggagagaaaccctatgaatgtaatcagtgtgataagGCCTTTGCATGTCATAGTCAACTTCAAagtcataaaagaacacatactggagaaaaaccctatgaatgtaatcagtgtggtaaggcctttgctcaacAAAGTgctcttcaaagacataaaagaacacatactggagagaaaccctatgcatgtagtcagtgtggtaaaACCTTTGCTCACTACAGTACTCTTCAAAatcacaaaagaacacatactggagagaagccctatgagtgtaatcagtgtggtaaggcctttgcacatcatactcaagttcaaaggcataaaaggacacatactggagagaaaccctatgagtgtaatcagtgtggtaaggccttctCAGACCACAGCAATCTTCAAGcacataaaaaaacacacactggagagagaccttatgaatgtaatcagtgtggtaagtcCTTTGTTCAACGCTTTCATCTTCAAAGGCATCAAAGAACCCATGCTGGACAGAAATcgtatgaatgtaatcagtgtggtaaaaccTTTTCTCAACATTGTAATCATCAAACGCAAAAAAGATCTAATACtcgagagaaaccctatgaataa